A genomic segment from Oncorhynchus clarkii lewisi isolate Uvic-CL-2024 chromosome 14, UVic_Ocla_1.0, whole genome shotgun sequence encodes:
- the LOC139365935 gene encoding small integral membrane protein 32-like: MLRQILLNSTNAPDLGLAHQTHASGSVNASNGSVSMAGLLRPTDNRGGLREGGELNKPDLATYVVICLVLFLLVLLIVFFINCQLRTSFFASMPYDRSLREARTSYK, translated from the coding sequence ATGTTGAGGCAAATCCTGCTGAATTCCACCAACGCACCGGACTTAGGGTTGGCCCATCAGACGCACGCGTCTGGGTCCGTGAACGCATCTAACGGCTCGGTGAGCATGGCGGGCCTGCTCAGGCCCACGGATAACAGGGGAGGACTGCGGGAGGGCGGAGAGCTGAACAAACCAGACCTGGCAACCTACGTGGTGATCTGTCTGGTTCTGTTTCTGCTCGTGCTGCTCATCGTCTTCTTCATCAACTGTCAGCTGAGGACCTCCTTTTTCGCCTCCATGCCCTACGATAGGTCTCTCAGAGAGGCCCGGACATCCTACAAGTAG